CAATCACCAGCGGGTGATCTTTCAGATAACCTGCTTTGACAAATTCAATATCAGAATGGTTCGCCGCCACTTCATCAGTTTGTGTGTAAATGCGATCCACCAGAATGCCTGTAAACAGGAAGTAAGGGATCACAAGGATACGTTTGTATCCCAACTTGGCGGCATGCTCCAAACCTTCGGGCACACGCGGGAATGCCACGCCGGAATAACAAACTTCGCCCCAGCCAAAGCCCATACCTTCCCACAACATGCGCATCACCTTGGACACGTTGGAATTGGCATCACTATCATTGGTGCCACGACCGACAACCATCAACAAGGTATCTTTGCGTTCCACCTTATCCACGCAAGCGGCTTCAGCTTCTTCAATACGTTGCTTACAGACTTCAAGAAGGCGGCGATCAATAGCAAGTTCGCGGCCAAAACGCACATCGATTTCTTCATTTTCTGCGGCAAAGTTATTTACTTCGCTCGGCAAATCATTTTTCACATGACCTGCGG
This sequence is a window from Terasakiella sp. SH-1. Protein-coding genes within it:
- a CDS encoding sirohydrochlorin chelatase — translated: MSDTPAIMICGHGSRDDNAVEEFNLLAKNLRERFPDRDVESGFLEFATPIIRTGLDKLKERGAKQILCVPGMLFAAGHVKNDLPSEVNNFAAENEEIDVRFGRELAIDRRLLEVCKQRIEEAEAACVDKVERKDTLLMVVGRGTNDSDANSNVSKVMRMLWEGMGFGWGEVCYSGVAFPRVPEGLEHAAKLGYKRILVIPYFLFTGILVDRIYTQTDEVAANHSDIEFVKAGYLKDHPLVIDTFVDRVEEMLNGGNDMNCQLCKYREQIIGYEGEVGTAQVGHHHHVMGIGTDGEHGHHHHHGHDHGHHHHHHHGDEK